DNA from Bacteroidetes bacterium SB0662_bin_6:
GGGCCGTGATACACACGGCGATAAAAGCCCCGGAGGTTCCCATCAGCAGCACATAGCCTGCGCCGATCCGGCCGAACCGGACCGCTTGCATTATCGTCGTTATGCCGCTGATCATGACCGCAGCAAAGACCGCCCAGGATAAAAAGGTCTCGGTTCCTCCAGCGGCCCGGATAACGATCATCGGAGTAAACACGATGCCGGCTATGCAAAGCACGGCGAGTTGAAAGCCCAGGCCGAAGGAAAGCGTGGTCGGAGGCGATTCGTCGGCCTGATAGCGAACGCCTGTGCGGGGGTTTGTCGTGTCCGTAGTCATCTCGTAATACTGATTTTGCAGGAAGTAGTGCGAAAATACTGAATGGCGCCCCGCACAGCAATAAATATTTCCGCCGACGCTTTTGTCTTTGTAATATCCATTCCATATACTCTAACCCGTGTGTAATTGCGGGATGGATATCAGGGCGCCGGGAAACCGGGCAGAAAGCCGGGCCTACAGTCTGGAGGTGCAGTCCCAATTCTTTCTCCTGGTTACACAAAACCCAAGGCATGCCCCGGGCATGTTTTTCAAACACGAGTGCATACGATCACTATAACAACAGGAGAACAACCTGATCATGACAGCAACAGAAAATCGACTCCAGGAACTTGCCAATGAGAACCTGAACATATCGGGTTCAGCCGATCTCGACGTCGGCCTCAGCGACTCCGATGTATCTTCAATGGACGCGGTTGCATTCATTAAACTGGTTGGCAAGAAGTTCAACGTGGAGATTCCTCCTGAAGACTTCGCGCAAATTACCAGCTTGCGGGCCCTTGGTGCATATCTCGATGCCCAGTCGGGGTGAGCACGCGGCATGCAGGGATACAAGAATCGTCGGGCTGTGAGACGCTCGATCCCTACGGAATCATGGCATCTCCCTCTATTGACGAATGCTGGTGGCATTCCTTCAATAGAATAGACGATGTAGTTGTCCTGCATGTTGATCTGACACCCAATGCGGCGCGTGAAGCATGCGCTCTGGCGTGGCTTGACGAGGCGGAAAAGGCGCGTTTGCGCCGTTATCGATATGCCCGTCCCCGACGGGAATCCGCCTTATGCCGTGCGGCGCTGCGTGCTGTGCTTTGCGATCGGCTTGGCTGCAGAAACGATCAGCTCGCATTCGATACTTCCAGACACGGCAAGCCGTTCGCTGTCTTGCGCGGGGCGCCGGCGTCTATCAGTTTCAGTGTCAGCCATAGCGGCAGGCACGGATTGATTGCGCTTGCGCCGTCAGGGCGCCTTGGCGTGGACGTGGAAGAACGCGTTGCCCGTCACGATCCTGACGGAGAGATCAGAATGATCTTTGCTCCGAGGGAGCGAGCTGAACTTGCTTCGGCAACCGGAGATCGGAAATTCCACCTGTTCTTTGCACTCTGGACCATGAAGGAGGCATTGATCAAGGCGCTCGGAACAGGTTTTGCCCTGGATATGTCACGATTCGAAATTCCGCCGCAGATGTATCTTGGTGCGAGCACGAGCATATTCAGGTTTCCTCATCTGCCGACAATCAGATGGCGGCTCGACAATCTGGGCAACGACCGTTTTGCGGCTGCGGTAGCTCATGAATTAGTCCCGAACCCTCCTGCCAGTCCTGTTCGTTAGCAATACGGCGGAAAATATGTGCTGCAATCGCCTGAGGTGTACCGAAAGTTCTTTGCTTTCGCGTACCTTCTATGTGAGTTAATATCGTTTCCGTTGAACGAGGGCTTTGCCGGAAGACCGGGTATTGGATCATGACCTTAGAAACCGCCTGGGAAATACCCGACCCTGTTTCCGCGGACGATGTCCTCATGGAGGACAACTCCATCATTACGCTGCGGCGCCATGGGTATCCGGAGGGGCAGCGACTCGTTCTGAGTCACGGTAACGGCTTGGCGATCGATCTTTATTACCCCTTCTGGTCATTGCTTGCCGACGATTTCGACCTGATCATCTATGATTTGAGGAACCATGGCTGGAATGCGGTCGGGACCCAGAATGAGCATAATGTGCCGAGCATCATTAGTGACCAGACCCGTCTTCTTGAAGGGATTGACAACCACTACGGGAAAAAACCGAAATTTGGCGTATTTCATTCCCTGTCGGCATTGACGACCCTCATGTCGCCTGGACAGGGCAAGGAATTTGTCGCACGCATTCTGTTCGACCCTCCTCTATGTAAGCCGCCTCATGTTACGGAGGAAGAATTCGATGCCGCTGCGGCCTACGTAGCCGCCATGACGCGAAAACGCTCCGCCAGATTCCAGAGGCCGGAAGACTTCGCAGAGCTTCTTCGCTACATGCCGGCCTTCCACCGCGTAATGCCCGGGATTTTTGACCTGATGGCGCAGACTACACTTCGCAAATCCTCGAACGGGCAGGATTACGAGCTCAGATGTCCGCGAGAATATGAAGCGCAGATCATCGAGTATGTCAGGAGTTTTTCCGTACTGGTGGACCTTGACACCATGCTTTGCCCGACCAAAATTGTCGGAGCCGATCCCACCCTGCCCTATTCATATCTGCCGACCATTGACCTCAGCCATATTATGACGGTGGATTACGACTTCCTGCCGGAAACGACCCATTTTCTCCCGCTTGAGCAACCGGAAGAATGCGCAAAGGCTGTGCGCGAATTTATTGATGCCGTCAACAGAGGCGAATATTCGTGAAGGAAACGGCGGGGAGGCCGGTCGATTCAATTCCTGTTCTGCGCAGGAATCGATGCATATGCACATCTTCTGACCAGGCCCCGCAGAGCGCCGCTGCACAGTGGTAACAGGCCCTATTTCGACGTATCGATCCAGTATCGCCGGCGCTGGAACGGATAGCCCGGCAGAGAAATCCGGCGCCGTGTTTCCCCCGCGAACAATCCGGCGAATGCAACCGGGAGCCCCGCTTCGTACGCTGCTGCAATCGCCGCCACGAACCCGTCCCCGCCATGTATCGGCGACCCGTCTCCGGATGGTTTCTGCAGATTCGACAGCACAAGCGGCGATTCCGCAGCATTCCTGTTCGTGCCCTTGCCTGCCGTTTTCTTCGGCCGGACTTTATCTGTCTTTGGTCCCAATATTGAATGCGAACCAATCTGCACAATCACCTCCACCCCCAGATCGGCCAGCGTCTCCACACACTTGTCGAATACTTCCGGTTCTTGCGCCTGCCGGCGCCAGTATGCCGCATCGAGTGTTTCACCTGACGCCACGGCCCGACCTGTCACACTACTCACGACCGTGAGAGAGGGGGAAGCAATGATTGCACCTGTTAGCGCAGCTTCCAACTCGTCTGCTACAGGCTGCCGTTGTTCTGCATCCGCGGAAACTGCCGCTGCCGCACCCCTTGCCGCTGCTAACCGTAATCCATCTTCCAAACCGAACACCCCTGCTGCCTGAGCCGCCGCAATCTCCCCAAGGTCGTGTCCAACCACCACGCTCGGTTGAATCCCCACGCTCGACCAGAGCGCCGTTAGCCCGCATTCCAGCGCGTAGATAGCAGGATAAGCCCAGGCAGCATCGTCCATATTTCCCGCGGCCCCCGGTCGGTTAAACATCACGTCCAGCAAGGAAAGCCCCCGCTCCTCCTGAAATGCTTCTTCGCAGCGATCCAAAACCGCCCGTACCACCGGTTCGCTATCGTATAACTCTTTGCCCGAATCGCTCCATTGGGCGTCTTTTCCGGCAAAAGCAAAGGCTATTTTCGTCGTTGCCTGCGGCTCCTGATCCGCACGTATTTCTGCATCCGCTTCTGCAAGTGCACGAAGCCTTTCCCTAAGCGAGTCGGCATCCCGGAACACGATACCGGCACGATGTGCGAAATGGCTGCGCCCCACACCTGCTGTCCAGGCCATATCCGAGAGCGTCGGATATGCAGCGGCGCCATTCGAAGAAAACGCTCCGACATGCTCGTCGAGCCAGACCAGATAGCGCCCCGCCAGCTCCCGGAGCGCCTCATCCGACTTCCCTGATAACGGCAATAATCGCACAGTTCTCTCAACGAGGTCTTGCTCCGCCAGGGGCTGCCGGGCAACCGACTCTTGCAGGGAATCAGGCAAACAGGCCGCAACAGATCGCTCGGAACCCGTGGGCCCATGCCCTGCATCGGGTGTGGATAGAACACCCTCGGAAGATTCATATCCTTCCACGACAATGTGCGCATTCGTACCCGAAAGTCCGAAGGAACTTATCCCTGCCCTTGGCGGCCGGTCAGAATGGGCCGGCCACGTTGTCGCCTCGGAGGTGACCTGTACCGGCAGTTGCCCCCAGTCAAGATGCGGGCTTGGATTGTCAAAGTGTAAATGTTTGGGAATGACCCCTTTGTTCATTGCAAGAACGGCCTTGATCAGGCTTGCAACCCCCGCCGCGCACTCAAGGTGGCCGATATTCGTCTTTACCGAACCAATCAGCAGCGGGCGCTCCGCTGCCCGCTCCCTGCCGTAAACTGCCGCCGCCGCCTGCACTTCGATCGGGTCGCCCAAACCCGACCCCGCGCCGTGCGCCTCCAGATAATCGACTTCCGCGGGAGAAATTCCTGCTTGCAACAATGCCTCCTCAATCACTCGCTCTTGCGATGGCCCGTTCGGAATGATCAGCCCCGCACTTGCTCCATTCTGATTTACCGCGGAGCCCCGGATCACCCCCCATATCCTGTCTCCATCCGCTCTCGCTTCACGCAACCGCTTCAGGACCACCATCCCACAACCCTCCCCCCGTACAAAGCCGTCTGCAGCCGCATCGAAGGTGCTGCACTGCCCGCTCGCAGACAACATCCCGAGCTCCATCATAAATCGTGTGATTTCCGGAGACAAAACCGCGCTCACCCCCCCGGTGAGAGCCATGTCGACTTCTCCCTGGCGCAATGCGGAAAGCGCCTGATGTATCGCCACGAGAGACGATGCGCACGCCATGTCGACCGGCACGGCCGGACCGGTAAGACCCAAAACAAAAGCAATCCGGCCGGCCGTTACGCTCATGGTGGTGCCGAGGTACCCATGCGTTTCCCCACTGGCAGCTGCGACATCCCGATAGTCGCCGTTGCCGACCCCGACATACACCCCGGTGCGGCTACCTTTGATACCGTCGGGCTCCATCCCCGCATCTTCGATAGCATGCCAGGTAGTCTCCAGCAACAGACGCTGTCGCGGGTCCATCATCCGCGCTTCGATGGGCGCAATACGGAAGAACTTTGCGTCAAATTTGTCAATTTCTTCGACGAATGCTCCGCGACGGGAAATAGCATCCGTAGAAGCAGGATCTCCGGCCACGCCGTCCCAGGAGCCGTTATCCCGGCGTCCGTCCGTTACCGCGTCCACTCCCGCTTCGAGCTGGCGCCAGAAGGTTGAAATGTCCGGAGCACCGGGGAATCGGCACGCCATACCCACAATCGCTATCCCGTTGTCCTCTCCTTCTGCTTGCACCTGGGGCTGTGGCTCGGGTCGAACCTGCGGAGGAGGGGCATCCCCGACTTCGCCAAGTTCTCCGACCAGATGAGCGGCGAGTGTAGCGATGTCCGGGTAATCGAACACGACCGTGTTGGAGGCCACGTATTCTCCGGCAAATGCCCGATTCAGGCGGTTCCGTAATTCCACCGCCATAAGCGAGTCCATCCCCAGGTCGAAAAACCCTACCGTAGCCGCCGGCGCCGTGGATAGCCTCAGCACTGCCTGCACTTCCTGCTGCAGGAAGGAAACGAGCAGTTCTTCGCGTCCCGCCGGGGTTCCCCTCAACCGGGACAGCAGGTCCTCTGACGAGGTGCGGGCATCGGTTTCGGCCTCCGGAGCAACAGACAGCAAGTCCTCCAGCAGTGGAGGGCGGTCTTCCGCCGCCTCTTCATACACTGCCCAATCCATCGACATTACCACGGAATTCGTGGCGTCCTGACGCACCAGTTGTTCGAATGCCCGGAGGCCCTGCTGCGGGGTAAACCAGCGGCCTCCGAGTGCTGTACGCCGGCGATCGATCCGCTCGCGTTGTTCCGCGGCTTCACCAATCTCTGACCACGCTCCCCAGGCAATAGCCTGTCCGGGGAGTCCCTGTGCGCGGCGGTGACCAGCGAGTTGGTCCAGAAAGGCATTGGCCGCGGCATGGTTTGCCTGGCCCGGATTGCCCATCACGCCAACCCGACTCGAAAAGAGGACGAAGAGATCCAGATCCCGGTTTTCTGTCGCCCGGTGCAGATGCCAGGCACCCAGTATCTTCGGCCAGAGCACCGTTTCGAATCGCTCCCAACTCTGGTTGGTCAGTGCGCCGTCCGACAGTACGCCCACACTGTGGATTACACCTCCGAGCGGTGGTAGCGTCGCATCTATCCGTTCCAGCATCTGATCTATTGCGGCGGCATCCGTCACGTCCGCAAGTTCCACCTGCACCGTCACGCCGCGCTCCCGCAACTTGCGGATCGTCTCCTCTGCTTCGGCATCCGGCGCCCGGCGTCCGTTTAACACGATCGCTCCTGCTTCGTGGTCTGCGAGCCAGTCGGCCACTGCACATCCGATCCCTCCCAGACCGCCGGTCACCAAATAGGTTCGATCCTGCCGCAAACGCCCTGTCATGAGCGGGGGCGGCGTCACGACGATCTTCCCGAGGTGCCGGGCCGATCGCATGAAACTCAATGCGGCCCCGGCTTCGGTGAGCGGCCACCTGCTGTGGATAATCGGTTTCAGTTCTCCTGCCGAAAGACCCTTCATCACACCCCGCAGGACTTTCCCCACCCACGCCGGTTCGGTTTTTTTGAGGACATCCAATGCCAGGATGGAATAGCCTACATCCGGACGCACAGCCGCCATCTCTTCCTCGCTATAGATGTCTCGTCTGGCCATTTCCACAAACCGGCCGCCCTGCCTGAGACAGGACAGACTCGTTTCGATGAAACCCTCCCCCGTCAGGCTGTTCAGTACTACGTCCACCCCCGCGCCGTCTGTGGCTTCGAGGATTTCCTGGCCGAACGCTGTCTGGCGGCTGTCGAATATGTGCTCTACGCCCAGTGACCGGAGATATGCCTGCTTCGGTGCGCTTGCGGTAGCGAAGACCTCTGCTCCAGCAGCTTGCACCAACTGGATGGCCGCCAGGCCGACACCGCCCGCACCCGCATGAATCAGTACCCGTTCGCCAGCCTCAAGCCCGGAATATTCAAAGGACAGCGCAGCCGACACAAAGGCGCTTGGCACCGTCGCAAGTCCACTCACGGAGAATCCGAATAGCGCAGGCGCCACCAGTTCCTCCCGTGTGATCATTTGGGGCCCGAACGCACCGAAACCTAATCCGACCACATGGTCACCGACCGAAACGGTCGAGACATCGGAGCCTACCTCGAGGATGCGGCCACACATCTCTCTGCCCAACAGTCCTTCTTCGATGAAGCCGAGTGATCGGAATACATCCCAGAAGTTGAGTCCGGCCGCGTCGACAGCCACGCGAACTTCCTTCGGCTCGAGAGGACGTGCCGGCAGCGGCTGGACATACGGTCTGTCGAACACCCCGGCAGGATCCGGAGCGAGCACCCATTCCATCTCCTCCGGGAAAGCCAGCCGTTCCGGCCCGTCGCCCGCTCGAACGAGGCGCGCCACCTGACGGCGCCCCGATCGATACGCGATGTGATTTTCGGAATCAGGATATAAGAGTTCTTCGGTGAGATCGGGCTCCGGCGCCATCTCGCCGGGGTCCAGATCAATCATCCTGGGCTGCAGATGCACCGCTTCACGAGCTATAGCCTTGCCGAAGCCCCAGAGCGCTGCGCCCGCGAGTTCTCCACCCCGTTCCCGCTCCAGCACCTGGGCGCCCCGTGTGATCATCCAGACGCCATTGGAGGGGACCACATCGGAATCTGCGACGCCCTGAACCAGGGCCAGTGCGCTCGCTCCCGCTCGCCTCACGTCTTCGGCTATTTCCTCGGTTGTAGTCTGTTCCCCATGACCGTCCAGTCCCACAAGATGCACCACACCGCTGAGCGGTACATCGTCAGGCAAACCGGTCACAAGCGCTCCCCAGGACTCGCGCTGATCCATTTCCACGGCCGTCCTGAAAACCCCGGAACCAGCCGCTGCCGACCTCTCGTCTTCGGCGGCTTCGCTGCCCGCCAGCACGACGGTCTGGTTCCGCGCAGCCAAATCGACTGCCAGCTTCTCTGCAACCCCTCCCTCGTCCGCTACGAGAATCCACATGCCTCCCGGCTCTGTCACCTCAATCGGACCTTGCGCTACAATCACACCTTTATCCGGTGTTTTCGACGAGTCGGATTCATCTACTCCCAGAAATTCCACTTCCCCGAAACCCGCGTCACCGAGGGCCTGGCGCCACACGGCGGGGCTTGCCAGTGCGTGATGCGGGCGGTAGTCGTCGGCAAACCGCCACCAGCCATCCAACTGACCGAACGTCAGGTCCATCCAGCCCAGGCCACTAAGGTTCTCGAGAGCGATCAACTGTCCGGATGGGGCAAGCAGGTCCCGGCAGTGTCCCAGCGTTTCCTCCAGATATCGCGTTGCATGCAGCACGTTGGACGCGATCATCAGATCGTATCCATGGGAGTCGAAACCCTGTTCGATCGGGTCCTTCTCGATGTCCAGCGGACGGTACTCAATACACCCGCCCCCATCTCCAAAGCGCGCCTCCGCCTCGGAAAAGAAGCCTGCGGAGATATCCGTATAGACGTAGTCGAACTGTCCTTCGGGAAGTTCCGGAAGTACGGATGCGGTTGCAGATCCGGTGCCCGCCCCGACCTCGATCACCCTGAGGCGCCGTCCTTCCGGCAATGCAGCCACCAGCGCCCGAACCGCCTCTCCCAGCATCCGGTTCGCCGCACGCGCCACGGGCGCCTTCAGATAGAGATCGGCCGCCGTGGGTTCTCCGCTGCTGAACAGTAGTGTCAGGGGATCTTCCCGGCCGCGAAGCACCTCGGCCAGCGCACGCCCGGAGCGCCGAAACAGCCCGATCTCGGTCTGACCATGGGAATAGAGACCCATCATACGGGTGGCAAACTCCTCAAGGTCAACAGGCATGTGCTCAGGCAATGCATCCTCCGGTCCCACGATCACGACAAACCCGTCGTCCGTCTCTTCCACCACGCCCGATTTGGCAAGCATCTCGAAGAGCCGCCGGAAGAGACGCTTGTGCTCGGGAAGGACGTTCAACTGGCTTCGCAACGCCTCCGTGTCCACGGTTTCGCCCGCCTGGCGCCGCCAACCCAGCTCTTCCAGCGTCGCGAGCGCACGGGACCGGGACCATCGCTCGAGGTCTGTAAGCAGACGGTCCCGGTCTTCGGGATCTACGCCTGCGTCCGTCAGATACCCGGCGAACAATTGCGAGCCGGCCTCGACAACCGCCGGGCTCGGGAAGAAGTCTGCGGGGACCATTCCGGG
Protein-coding regions in this window:
- a CDS encoding acyl carrier protein, translating into MTATENRLQELANENLNISGSADLDVGLSDSDVSSMDAVAFIKLVGKKFNVEIPPEDFAQITSLRALGAYLDAQSG
- a CDS encoding 4'-phosphopantetheinyl transferase superfamily protein, whose amino-acid sequence is MASPSIDECWWHSFNRIDDVVVLHVDLTPNAAREACALAWLDEAEKARLRRYRYARPRRESALCRAALRAVLCDRLGCRNDQLAFDTSRHGKPFAVLRGAPASISFSVSHSGRHGLIALAPSGRLGVDVEERVARHDPDGEIRMIFAPRERAELASATGDRKFHLFFALWTMKEALIKALGTGFALDMSRFEIPPQMYLGASTSIFRFPHLPTIRWRLDNLGNDRFAAAVAHELVPNPPASPVR
- a CDS encoding alpha/beta hydrolase, with product MTLETAWEIPDPVSADDVLMEDNSIITLRRHGYPEGQRLVLSHGNGLAIDLYYPFWSLLADDFDLIIYDLRNHGWNAVGTQNEHNVPSIISDQTRLLEGIDNHYGKKPKFGVFHSLSALTTLMSPGQGKEFVARILFDPPLCKPPHVTEEEFDAAAAYVAAMTRKRSARFQRPEDFAELLRYMPAFHRVMPGIFDLMAQTTLRKSSNGQDYELRCPREYEAQIIEYVRSFSVLVDLDTMLCPTKIVGADPTLPYSYLPTIDLSHIMTVDYDFLPETTHFLPLEQPEECAKAVREFIDAVNRGEYS
- a CDS encoding SDR family NAD(P)-dependent oxidoreductase — encoded protein: MTGKRLAKGEVFRSGEPIAIVGMACRFPGAENIAAFWKLLENGGNAVKEGVPGSGPGRWGQIFSDDTVQSEGCRYGAFVDDIDLFDAEFFRISPVEAELLDPQQRLMLETSWEALEDAGIDPDRLRESRTGVYTGISNDEYRMLVLESTKPAEAARCLYALSGTNLNGASGRVSFVLGLTGPAKAIDAACASSLVSVHDAVADLQQGKADLAIAGGVQAILNGLIYELRADAMMLSPDGQCKTFDASANGYVRGEGCGVVVLKRLSEAEADGDRIWAVIRGAAVNHGGTGVGLTVPNTPALEEVIETALSDAGISPLEVDYLEAHGTGTTVGDPIEINAVAAVYGKGRELDNPLLIGSVKTNIGHLESAAGVAGLIKAALVLKRGVIPKHLHFRDPNPSLDWDRLPLQVTSSMMDWPRRDGRPRLAGVNSFGISGTNAHLLVEEYCPPDAAPADEQLFGGPARKVAVTAPGMAADLPLPEKECGLRETRFLPLSGKSDGALRDLAGRYLAWLDEHADEFASDSEAALADMVWTAGVGRSHFTHRAGVVFSDPASLREGLSTLAEAGMPTAAQTPSRIAFVYTGQGSQWVGMGQTLYETEPVARAVLDRCEAVFRDARGASLLDVMFGRAEEQGQLDDTAWEQPALYALECALTALWASVGIRPDVVMGHSVGEIAAAQAAGVFSLEDGMRFAATRGTLLSGIEEGAMAAVFAPPERVAPAIEALNAASAGIEVSISANNGTHQVISGPVEKIEAFSKHFESEGIQVRRLNTAKAFHSALVEPALDALEASLDEVTIKPPSLTLVSNLTGRAVNSGEALDGAYWKRHAREPVAFAPSIETLSDLGVDMVVEMGPHSVLATMATLAWPDTAGDPPVVLSSLLRPSSKVSQSEADRAYTTAVAEAYRAGLPIHFPGLFAGETRRRISLPGYPFQRQRHWIEAPKRQRRGSGHPLLGMRHESARGEITFETEVFASDPVWMNDHRVFGRVVAPGALYGTMACAASLLEGSGSIVVENMQLYNPLVFEKEEEEGEEGRKMQVVLNASEQASSHDFQIFSKGSEGEWMLHVEGRLLPGAPDPEAGERIDFESLKANLSPADVAGYYRQRASTGVDLGPFFRTLGRVWSRPGEALGEVSLPETLTRHGLDMHPLVLDGCFQVVGAARNLAGTEAGATYLPFGWERLWLAGPLPDRVVCHVRLSDASTNGKTDSGEPAEVLSGEMRIYDLNGALLGRLSGYTVKRATRASLLSAIERVQDLLYEVVWREHALPPGMVPADFFPSPAVVEAGSQLFAGYLTDAGVDPEDRDRLLTDLERWSRSRALATLEELGWRRQAGETVDTEALRSQLNVLPEHKRLFRRLFEMLAKSGVVEETDDGFVVIVGPEDALPEHMPVDLEEFATRMMGLYSHGQTEIGLFRRSGRALAEVLRGREDPLTLLFSSGEPTAADLYLKAPVARAANRMLGEAVRALVAALPEGRRLRVIEVGAGTGSATASVLPELPEGQFDYVYTDISAGFFSEAEARFGDGGGCIEYRPLDIEKDPIEQGFDSHGYDLMIASNVLHATRYLEETLGHCRDLLAPSGQLIALENLSGLGWMDLTFGQLDGWWRFADDYRPHHALASPAVWRQALGDAGFGEVEFLGVDESDSSKTPDKGVIVAQGPIEVTEPGGMWILVADEGGVAEKLAVDLAARNQTVVLAGSEAAEDERSAAAGSGVFRTAVEMDQRESWGALVTGLPDDVPLSGVVHLVGLDGHGEQTTTEEIAEDVRRAGASALALVQGVADSDVVPSNGVWMITRGAQVLERERGGELAGAALWGFGKAIAREAVHLQPRMIDLDPGEMAPEPDLTEELLYPDSENHIAYRSGRRQVARLVRAGDGPERLAFPEEMEWVLAPDPAGVFDRPYVQPLPARPLEPKEVRVAVDAAGLNFWDVFRSLGFIEEGLLGREMCGRILEVGSDVSTVSVGDHVVGLGFGAFGPQMITREELVAPALFGFSVSGLATVPSAFVSAALSFEYSGLEAGERVLIHAGAGGVGLAAIQLVQAAGAEVFATASAPKQAYLRSLGVEHIFDSRQTAFGQEILEATDGAGVDVVLNSLTGEGFIETSLSCLRQGGRFVEMARRDIYSEEEMAAVRPDVGYSILALDVLKKTEPAWVGKVLRGVMKGLSAGELKPIIHSRWPLTEAGAALSFMRSARHLGKIVVTPPPLMTGRLRQDRTYLVTGGLGGIGCAVADWLADHEAGAIVLNGRRAPDAEAEETIRKLRERGVTVQVELADVTDAAAIDQMLERIDATLPPLGGVIHSVGVLSDGALTNQSWERFETVLWPKILGAWHLHRATENRDLDLFVLFSSRVGVMGNPGQANHAAANAFLDQLAGHRRAQGLPGQAIAWGAWSEIGEAAEQRERIDRRRTALGGRWFTPQQGLRAFEQLVRQDATNSVVMSMDWAVYEEAAEDRPPLLEDLLSVAPEAETDARTSSEDLLSRLRGTPAGREELLVSFLQQEVQAVLRLSTAPAATVGFFDLGMDSLMAVELRNRLNRAFAGEYVASNTVVFDYPDIATLAAHLVGELGEVGDAPPPQVRPEPQPQVQAEGEDNGIAIVGMACRFPGAPDISTFWRQLEAGVDAVTDGRRDNGSWDGVAGDPASTDAISRRGAFVEEIDKFDAKFFRIAPIEARMMDPRQRLLLETTWHAIEDAGMEPDGIKGSRTGVYVGVGNGDYRDVAAASGETHGYLGTTMSVTAGRIAFVLGLTGPAVPVDMACASSLVAIHQALSALRQGEVDMALTGGVSAVLSPEITRFMMELGMLSASGQCSTFDAAADGFVRGEGCGMVVLKRLREARADGDRIWGVIRGSAVNQNGASAGLIIPNGPSQERVIEEALLQAGISPAEVDYLEAHGAGSGLGDPIEVQAAAAVYGRERAAERPLLIGSVKTNIGHLECAAGVASLIKAVLAMNKGVIPKHLHFDNPSPHLDWGQLPVQVTSEATTWPAHSDRPPRAGISSFGLSGTNAHIVVEGYESSEGVLSTPDAGHGPTGSERSVAACLPDSLQESVARQPLAEQDLVERTVRLLPLSGKSDEALRELAGRYLVWLDEHVGAFSSNGAAAYPTLSDMAWTAGVGRSHFAHRAGIVFRDADSLRERLRALAEADAEIRADQEPQATTKIAFAFAGKDAQWSDSGKELYDSEPVVRAVLDRCEEAFQEERGLSLLDVMFNRPGAAGNMDDAAWAYPAIYALECGLTALWSSVGIQPSVVVGHDLGEIAAAQAAGVFGLEDGLRLAAARGAAAAVSADAEQRQPVADELEAALTGAIIASPSLTVVSSVTGRAVASGETLDAAYWRRQAQEPEVFDKCVETLADLGVEVIVQIGSHSILGPKTDKVRPKKTAGKGTNRNAAESPLVLSNLQKPSGDGSPIHGGDGFVAAIAAAYEAGLPVAFAGLFAGETRRRISLPGYPFQRRRYWIDTSK